A window of Schistocerca serialis cubense isolate TAMUIC-IGC-003099 chromosome 1, iqSchSeri2.2, whole genome shotgun sequence genomic DNA:
gtacatccaaaccgtcatcgaacccatcgttctaccattcctagaccggcaagggaacttgctgttccaacaggacaatgcacgtccgcatgtatcccgtgccacccaacgtgctctagaaggtgtacgtcaactaccctggccagcaagatctccggatctgtcccccattgagcatgtttgggactggatgaagcgtcgtctcacgcggtctgcacgtccagcacgaacgctggtccaactgaggcgccaggtggaaatggcatggcaagccgttccacagaactacatccagcatctctacgatcgtctccatgggagaatagcagcctgcattgctgcgaaaggtggatatacactgtactagtgccgacattgtgcatgctctgttgcctgtgtctatgtaactgtggttctgtcagtgtgatcatgtgatgtatctgaccccaggaatgtgtcaataaagtttccccttcctgggacaatgaattcacggtgttcttatttcaatttccaggagtgtacttacataAGTTCTGTTACGTTGTACAGCTCTATTTATCCgaccattgacaattatttaaTATATTGCACTCCTCGAACTCGAGATTTCATACAGTTCATCTCTTCTACTGTTCGCCCATTACTGATCTCTGGAATATCACGTGAAAAATTTAGATTTTCCCTCAGCAAGTCTGTTACGATTGTCAACTATATTACACAAACATTTGTACCCATTAATTTTCTTTTCGTTACACTACACGTTTCAGAGAAGTCCATCTGTGTCAGCACTTATAATGAAACAATTTTGCAGCCTAGCTGTATTTCTGCGTACGACGTTCTGTGCAATATCGCCTTTCAGAGTCCACAGTCTGTTTTCAAAACTGTTTTCACGTTATAAACTTCTGTTTCAAGAAACTGGCACATGTCTAGAATGTTTACTAGAAGGTATTCATTTGAGAATTGTGTAAACAGAACCACGCATATACTCAGTTGTTCCAAATTTCTGCTGATTTCACTCAATTTCTAAGgactccaaataatgaaaaataCCTTTTTCTTTTGCCACATTCTTACATTACTTGAATAAGTAATGCCACACTGTGAAAAATACCTCTTTCTTCTGCCACATTGTTACATTACTTGAATAAGTAATGTCACAATGTGGCAGAAGAAAGAGGTATTTTTCACTATTTAGAGTCCTTAGAAATTGACTGAAATCAGCAGAAATTTGGAACACCTAAGTAGATGCGTGGTTctgtttacaatgaaaaatacctctttcttctgtcacattgtaacataTTACAATCATTATAACTACAAAATTGTCTTTAAAAGCAAAAACTTATCTTCCACTGAGTATTTCTTTGTACTTTTCTTAAATTAGTTATGGTAGTGAGCGTTTTGGAACATGTAACACCATTTGCCTCGGGCTAAGATATTTCTTAGTTGTGTTTACTCCTAGGGCACAATAACTTTGAAATAGGTAGTAACTGCTTAGTTAATCGTGTCTCTCTCGTAAAATTTCTCAAGCTCACACATTGTCTCATTACTATAAACACTGTCATTTATTTCAGTGTATGGCGGGCAGATTCTCTTTTAGTTTCTCGATCTCCTTTCCCCTTTTCCCTGTCTGGTAAAGTAGACCACCTGGAGCAAGTGTTTTTGTTTAACGCCATGTCAGCGATTTGCGCGCCAGTGATGATGACGAtgtggtgatgaggacaacacacacatcgagtCCTGCGTGGAGAAAATCAGCGAGTGGGCCGGAAAtggaacccggggccccgtgaacGAGAGTGTAGAATATATTCTTTCTGTCTTCTAGCAAATATGTCAATTCTGTTAGGAAGTGGCAACAGTGCGGTCAGTTCTTATGTCTATACAAGTAATTTTGGGGGGTTACCCCGTCTTTTGTTATtatatattgtcatatttctttcaaatgtaCATCATTATGTTTAAAAGCATTTCAGCTGTCACTGTATAATTTTGGTTTTGTTTAGATCTCATTTTGACCACAATGCAAAACTGCTCATATTTAAAACTACGTTTTTAGTATTCACGATTTTTCGGCTCCTTAATTATTCCCAAGTGTTCTCCTATATACAAGGAACCGTTTTTGGGACAACAGATGGAAATAATGGAAAgtaatattatttttgaaaatgatgTCTATGAAGAGAATTAACAAAAACTAAAAGACAACCTGTCTACCTACAGCCTAAAACTGATGGTACCGCAAAAGAAGCATCATTATTTTGAGATGCTTCACTGTGAAATGAAATTATATCTTCGGACTTAGAAGTTCCTCCTTAGCTTCTTCTTTGATTCTAAGATACATGCGAGTGATATTGTTGTATGACTGTTCTTCTTTCTTAGTAAGGTCTCTTATTTTCCAGGTTGCTATGTGAAATGTATCTACTTCGTTTCCGATTATCTCTAAATTTTCACTTGTCTTCATTATAGTGGTCCAactgaaaatgttatttcttatttCGTATCCTGTAATTTATAAATGTTGGCGTTCGGGTGCTTGTGTGGGTAAGGCTTTTCTTATTGGTAGTGTTTATTACATTGCACTGCGTAGTGGAATGTGTCTAGCTTGCTCATATAAATCGTAATGTTTTCTGTTTGTCCTAGAAATATACAATGAATAATGGTGACTGTATCAAAATGCACGTTCAATTCAGAGTACAGAGTTTCTATGACCTTCTTTTTTCGCAGGGAGAATGCGCCTGTTTGAAGGAATTACTGAGAAACTGTTCTTTACATCAGAAGACGAGAATCCCTATCCAATACGTTGATAATCAAGGCGAATCTTCACGCTTGCTTTATGAAGGCAATATTGACTTGAATGAAATCAGTAAACCGTTCTGTAGTCCAGGCTCTATCGTGATCCTTACTGCATCATTGAAGACACATGGTACGGGCTTCGCTGGAATTCTCCAGGTCAAAATACAGTGTGTTCCAACGATGACGAGTACAGACTTTATCCACAGCCATGAAAGTAGTGATGGCAAAAAAAGTTTCTCCTGGAGTACAAGTAGGAATTTTATGTCTTTCACGGATATAATTCGGATGTACGTTtccaatggaagaagaagaaatggcccGCAGTGCTGTCCTCCTAACAAAAATGATGCCTCATGTTTAGATTTTGACGAGTCTCGCGACAAAGTATCAAAGAGCAATACTACGAAGAATCTACCCAAAATTGTCAAAGGAATCAAATGCAGGTACGATCTGCTTGAGGGAGCGGTGAGTGACATTGGCCAGAAGACGGCTGCGTGCAAGAAAAATTGCTCAACCGTGGCAGGTCGTACCGTCTGTAGCTGCGCTGACGGCTCGAAGGCAGGCGAAGATGAAGACGACGCCACAGGAGTTGTGAGACACTGTATGCCGCTGGATCCTGGGGCTGGAATGGAGTGTCCGCAGGGGTACGACCTCGACACTGATGTCATGGTGTGCGTGGATATTGACGAGTGCCAAGTAAACAACGGTGGATGTGATCACGAATGCGAGAACACCAACGGGGGTTCCAGATGCAAGTGTCGGCCTGGATTTTTCCTCATGGAGGACCAGAAGAGGTGCGATGATCGGGACGAATGTGCCATCGGCGAGAACGGCCGCCCCCAAGCACCCTGCGCGTACAGGTGCACGAACCTGCCGAACGGATTCATGTGCACCTGTCCTGAAGGGTTCGAAGTCAGCCGGCCAGATATCATGAACTGCATAAACCGGAAAGAAAACATTACCATCACCCAAGAGGGAACGTTTTATTCTAAGCCAACAATTCCTGCTAAAGATGGGAAATGCCCTAAAGGGTTTACGCTAGATGCTAACAACATGACGTGCACAGATATCGACGAATGTCGGCGGAATATATCTGGATGTGCCCACATCTGTAACAACATCTACGGTGGATTCAACTGTCGGTGCCGGGACGGATTTTCGATTATGAGAGACGGCAAGTCGTGCGAAGATGACAACGAGTGCCGCTACCGCTACATATCGAGATGTGAGCACAAGTGTCAAAACACCGAAGGGAGCTACAGATGCACATGCAGGCCTGGTTACAGCCTCGGAGAGGACCAGAAGTCGTGCGAAGACATCGACGAGTGTCGGGACAACACATCTGGCTGTAGTCAACTCTGTGATAATACGGAAGGGAGCTTTAAGTGTTCATGTAGCCACGGTTTCTACATTGTGAACGATATGAAGACGTGTGAAGACTTCAACGAATGTCGACTAAATAGATCTGGCTGCGAACACGAGTGCGAAAACACACAGGGAAGTTTCAGATGCATGTGCCGACCAGGTTACTACCTGGCGGAAGATCAGAAGACGTGCCGAGACATCGACGAGTGCCGACGCAACACATCGGGGTGCGCTCACCAGTGCGAGAACACTGTGGGCGGCTACCGGTGCCTGTGCAGACCCGGCTACTTCCTCATGAAGGACGGGAAGTCGTGCGACGACCGCGACGAGTGTGCCGCGGACCCGCACGGCCACACGCATGCCCAGTGCTCGCACCAATGCATCAATCTGCCGGGCAGCTACACGTGCGCATGTCCAGAAGGCTTCGTGCTCCACGCTCACGTCCCCGGTCTGTGTGTGGAGGACAAGGAACACAGCGTGACCGCACGCGAAGAGGGCGCCGACTTGTCTTGATGGCTTCGTGCTACTCACCAAGGACACGCGGGAGCGGAGGAGCAGGACCACGGGTTATCATAGGGGCTCCTCGTGCTGCTTATCAAGCGGGAGTGAGGTAAGTCGTTCTCAGCACGTAGGCTGGAAATATTAGTTTTATTCCATTTATCAATACAGAGTGGAGAAAAGTAGTCTCAAGATAGGTCAAAGTAGGATGAGGAATCGAGAAACAGTTTCCAAATAACCTTAGGATGGAAAGGGTCCATTTATGGCTTACCAAAACAAAACAAGAGGAATCAATTATGTTTAGCTGCTAATGGGCATTGATTGAATTCAATGACGAAAGTTAAGAATTtataccggactgggattcgatcacgggtctcttgcttactaggcagatgctctgaccactttttttttatttttacagagaaaatccctgaccccgcctggaatcgaacccgggaccctgtgcgagggaagtgagaatgctaccgcaagaccacttttttttcgaaaataaagaaagtaaaattttcactcgagggaagacttgaaggaATGAcccccttttaaaaaaaaaaaaaattctgacccagccgggaatcgaacccgggcccttaggattgacagtctgtcgcgctgaccacttttttttttgcagacgctctatccatcctttttttcccagcaatccaatttttttaaccacttttattttttattttctatttttatttcttttttattttcaggaTGGTCAGGGCGTAGTACACGCCGCACTTGCAGTGGGGTgtcttcacggcactgccagtgcgtcgaggcccgAACCACTCCCACTCCTATTTTCATGTCCCCTGTtgagtcatagcactaagtgtgcagaaatcttaacacaaaactcccattctccgatgtaagaaagacaaagaaacctcttctgtGAGGAGAAACTGAACAatgataaaacttaacaattcttcttgaatcacacaaatactttggaagtcgaacacgagtatttctgaacaaaatgttttgaaaaaaaaaaaaaaaaaacttcgtgtaacatagaagttccggaagcaaggtaatagtaaataataataagaaacaaagtgacttttaattttcttctgttcgttctcgttcaaggtgttgtagtggttccacatatttaaccaaaacccattctttcaaaaatgatcttcagcatgttgccgtactgcttcttgtggttgcgatacgtgctgatttttgcatattctcacttcatgtaaacgcggaattctatctcgttgtccgacccaagtttgtggatgacataactaacatattttcccagtaaccagctaatggcgttggtttttaatttcggaaagtatgtcatgtctggtgtcaggaggagcgatggcgttatatattcggTCAAGGATCTGGTGAGGAAGgcaatttgttgcctgatccaattccagttatgcacatttccaccacaggtgaatctgtgaatgagtgtatccaccagattgcattttccaaaaaggtgtgtctggtttaaaccgatcccatatagtctctcgttggtgctgatgacattgtgaagttttgtaccatgcggaaatagcgtctgtagatagcgcggcatagttgatgttccgccatacagctttccagtcataaTTACAACCACTAAGCCATTTGGACACAGTGGTTATCGCAACTGCATGGACCAGCCCATATGCCTCATGTCAGACCCTACTTTTCAACTTATTCACACACCACTGAAGTAGCTCTCTCACCATTATCTTCATTACTCCCGGCGTTTTGATGATTACCGTAAGAGTTCGAGAGTGGCGTgcgtctgcactgaagggatcacacTGGCCAACCTCGCCTTGATTAAGTCGTGTCTGATCTTTCGGACTCCAACCCATCAGCGACAGGATCACTACTACCATTTCTTACTACACCCCAAGGGACGTTTTGTTATTAACAGTACTAAGATTAAAATTAGTCATTGACTATCCGGGATAGAGCACAGGCCACgccgttcagtttattccttgcgaCACCCACTTAAATGACACTATCCGTTTGTACCTTAATAATACTCTTGAGAAAAATTAAGGAGAGGCTGGCCAAGGATCTCTTGAGTTTAGATACTCACCAcgctcgaactcttatgggaatcggcgaaaCGCCGATAACGGGCAggtgcactacatcagtagtgcgtCAGTAAGtttagaatttgggtctgacgggatatgtgctagggtagtctgtgcagttgtgaagACCACTGTGTTCGGATAGCTTAGTGGTTGCCATGTTAGGTCAGAGGATTGCCTACCCTCTGTCATGTGATGTCCACCCCGACTAAATGCAACAAACAAAATgagagcaaaaaagaaaaaagcggTCAGAGCATCCAACTAATAAGCAGCACACTGGGGCACAAATCGCAACcatgcacaaattttcagctttgccCATTGATGTGAATACActtaagagtcaaagaaactggtacacctgcctaatatgatCTAGGACCCCCGACAACaggcagacgtgccgcaacacaacgtggcattgacttcactaatgtctgaaatactgctgcagacaactgacgccatgaatcctgcagggctgtccacaaatccgtaagaatacgagggggtggggatctcttccgaacagcacgatgcaaggcattccagatacgctcaataatgttcatgtgcggggagtttggtggccagtggaagtgtttaaactcggaagagtgttcctggagccactctgtagcaactctggacgtgtagggtatcgcattgccttgctggaattgtcaaagtccgtcggaatgaaaaatggacacgaatggatgcaggtgaacagacaggacgcttacgtacgtgtcacttgtcagagtcatatctagacctaTCGGGgaccccgtatcactccaactgcgcacgccccacaccactacagactgtccaccagcttgaacactcccctgctgacatgcaggatccatggattcttgaggttctTTCCACATCCGTACATGTCCAACCACTCGgtgcaatctgaaacgagactcgtccgatcaagcaatatgtttccagtcatcaagagtccaatgcctTTGTTGAAGGACCCAGATGAGGCGTAAAggtatgtgtcgtgcagtcatcaaggtacacgagtgggcctcgggCTCCGAAAGTGCAtgccgatgacgtttcgttgaatggttcgcacgctgacacttgctgatggcccagcactgaaatctgcggaagggttgcacttccgtcacgttgaacgattgtcttcagtcgtcgttggtaccgtacttgcaggatattttttgtcggtcgcagcgatgtcggagattttgttTTACTGAATTCCTGCTATTCACCAAGGCTAAATGTACGGAAAcgcccccacttcatcgctacttcggagatgctgcgtcccatcactcTTGCGactgctgtaacaccacgttcaaactcacttaaatcttggtaacctgccattgtagcagcagtaacaagtcCAATAACTCTACCAGACActcgtcttatataggctttgccaaccgcagtgccgtattctgcttgctacatatctctgtatttgaatacatgtccgaaagaaccgacaccACGTATGTAAAATAAAACAACAACGACCGGAAGTTTGTCGGGTAGGTGAACGTATTTGGGTGTGCGTAGTAGTGGGCAACCTAAGTCTACTTCacagatgttatttatttatttcgtcagCATTTacaacgtaaatacactcctggagattgaaataagaacaccgtgaattcattgtcccaggaaggggaaactttattgacacattcctggggtcagatacatcacatgatcacactgacagaaccacaggcacatagacacaggcaacagagcatgcacaatgtcggcactagtacagtgtatatccacctttcgcagcaatgcaggctgctattctcccatggagacgatcgtagagatgctggatgtagtcctgtggaacggcttgccatgccatttccacctggcgcctcagttggaccagcgttcgtgctggacgtgcagaccgtgtgagacgacgcttcatccagtcccaaacatgctcaatgggggacagatccggagatcttgctggccagggtagttgacttacaccttctagagcacgttgggtggcacgggatacatgcggacgtgcattgtgctgttggaacagcaagttcccttgccggtctaggaatggtagaacgatgggttcgatgacggtttggatgtaccgtgcactattcagtgtcccctcgacgatcaccagtggtgtacggccagtgtaggagatcgctccccacaccatgatgccgggtgttggccctgtgtgcctcggtcgtatgcagtcctgattgtggcgctcacctgcacggcgaaaacacgcatacgaccatcattggcaccaaggcagaagcgactctcatcgctgaagacgacacgtctccattcgtccctccattcacgcctgtcgcgacaccactggaggcgggctgcacgatgttggggcgtgagcggaagacggcctaacggt
This region includes:
- the LOC126458358 gene encoding fibrillin-3-like, whose protein sequence is MGHPAPYAKARALRRILMLLMLLLLMLTLATQSAVSAGVGRQRVKDGTAPKTWLRLKREEAEHDVDGTDNHHQNPSTDKETPAGNREGNEGDEGTADKLHVDNSKSRTAGEDQPPHERQGTESAGGSSAWLKHYMRSAHNLRRRDTSDDDTSGPKGECACLKELLRNCSLHQKTRIPIQYVDNQGESSRLLYEGNIDLNEISKPFCSPGSIVILTASLKTHGTGFAGILQVKIQCVPTMTSTDFIHSHESSDGKKSFSWSTSRNFMSFTDIIRMYVSNGRRRNGPQCCPPNKNDASCLDFDESRDKVSKSNTTKNLPKIVKGIKCRYDLLEGAVSDIGQKTAACKKNCSTVAGRTVCSCADGSKAGEDEDDATGVVRHCMPLDPGAGMECPQGYDLDTDVMVCVDIDECQVNNGGCDHECENTNGGSRCKCRPGFFLMEDQKRCDDRDECAIGENGRPQAPCAYRCTNLPNGFMCTCPEGFEVSRPDIMNCINRKENITITQEGTFYSKPTIPAKDGKCPKGFTLDANNMTCTDIDECRRNISGCAHICNNIYGGFNCRCRDGFSIMRDGKSCEDDNECRYRYISRCEHKCQNTEGSYRCTCRPGYSLGEDQKSCEDIDECRDNTSGCSQLCDNTEGSFKCSCSHGFYIVNDMKTCEDFNECRLNRSGCEHECENTQGSFRCMCRPGYYLAEDQKTCRDIDECRRNTSGCAHQCENTVGGYRCLCRPGYFLMKDGKSCDDRDECAADPHGHTHAQCSHQCINLPGSYTCACPEGFVLHAHVPGLCVEDKEHSVTAREEGADLS